The genome window GCTTGGGCAGCCTCTGTGCATGCCGCCTTCCCGCCCTGCAAGCGGTACCTAGGTGAGCTCCTTTGCTTGAGCAGGCCTGAGGGACACCTCCTGAACTTGGAGAGGTAGCAGGGGCATGTGGAGTCCTGAGTGgggttttgtcttattttgctaCAAATGGCAGAGGCCCTGGGCATGGGACTGAGGTCTGCAATGCAGTCATTGGCTACATCAGGATGCTGTGCAGGTTTCAGAAGGCCAGCAGTTTCTAGTACTTGGCACACCAACACTGGGCAGTCGAAGTGCAGAGAGTTGCAGTGTCCTTCCAACCGTGTACCCAGGAGGGTGGCACACTCCAGTCTCTCATCATGTAGCAGCTGGGGCCCAGGAACCTGTATTCCTCCCCAATCCTGAGGAGGCCAGTAGGGCAGGCTCCAGTACAGCACAGAACATGCCTGGTAAGACATTCAGTATGTAAGGGCGTTCTATGAACTATTCTTgcaacttgtgtgtgtgcatgtgcaataTATACGTGTGGCATTGTGTAGcatgcatgtgtagaggccagaggtcaaaacCAGGTCTAACTtctagctggctggccagtgaacaaCAGGGCTCCTCAAGCCACCCCACCATCCACCCCAGCactgataatcccagcactgataaTCCACTGCACCTGGaattttacgtgggtgctggggatttaaaTTTGGGTCCTTGTACTTGCACAAagactttaccactgagccatcttgccagcctctctTGAAACTTCTCTGTGCATAAAGGCTGTTGAGCCTCAGatgccaacttctgtcttaaaACCTACCCCTGGACAGAAGGAAGGCTGAGAGTTCAATCAGGTATTCCAAAGAGGGTGCCTTGGCTAGAATGTGCTCGTGCCCCTGCAGGGAGGGGCTGCCTGGGAGTGGAGGATGGTGCCCCAGGAGGAGGGTGGCACGTGGAGCCCAGCTGGGAAGCACATAAGCTTTATTGTCATTCCTGATTAGAAAAGTGGGGCCTAAACCCCTGAGTGGGAGGCTGGGCTCTTCCCAGGTCACTGCTGGCAGAAGGTACCGGCATGACCTGTGGCCCCCATGGGCATGGCTGCCTCTTACTGGCTGCCAAGCCTAGGCACTGAGGCTGGAACCAGTGGCCACTACTGGAGCTGACAGGCACGGACAGTTGTCCAGGGTCCCTGGCCTAGGAAACAGCAGAGGCAGCAGTCTCCAGGGTGACCCGTGCAGGCTCCATAGGAAATAGAGACACTGATGTATCAGCAAAGGGAGGCGCAGATCCTGGTCCTTCTGGAATGTCCTGAGACGTCGGCCAGTGCTGGCCCCTCGTTGAGCCCAATCATGGACTTGCTGCATGTCCTTGGTGGGCAGTGACCATTCTCTGGGCAAGGGTTTCTGTGGGGCTGTCCAGTTCTAATGTCCATAGCCTTGCATCCAGTTCCCACATGCCTCGAGCAGCCACCCACACAGCAGTCACGGTTGGATGGAAGTCCACCTCTGACCATGGTCCGGCGGTGGCCAGCGTGGGCTCTGGTGGTTTAGGGGAGTGATGCACAAGGAGAAAGATGCCTTAAGGGCACGGCAGTTGCAGGGGTCTGGACAGCTGGGCTGCGATCAGGTAACTTTAAGGACTCTGGAAAGACACAAGAGAGGTGTGAGTGCCGCTAGGCCAACTGACAGTGCCCCAGGCTAGAGCGGGTGCTGAGGCCATGCCAGGGCCCGTGGGCATCAGGGCTACTCAGTCAGGCGTAAGGAACTGTCCCCCATGGACAAGGTGCTATAGCCCCTTTCACACTGAATACAATATTCCTGGGTCTCTGTCAGGACTTACAGGCCAGGCCCATCATGGTGTCAAGAGCCAGTCAGTAGTGACCATGGCCACCCACCTAGTAAAAGCCACTATTCCAGCTGTCAGCAGCAGCGGACTATGCCGTCACCAAGTACTTGAAGCCTCTGGAGTCAGCTCTGGAGACACTCATGAAGAGTTGAGGCCGGGAGGAATAGGACTAAGTTCCCACAGGCCCTGGCACCCTCTTCCTGGCCAGATGACCTACCGCTCAGGAAGCATCAAGGACTACATTCAGGGGTCGTAAGTGGGCTGGGTATGCCACATGTGAGGGGGTAGCCAGCCCACAACCCACCACACCCAATGAGCCTCCCACGGTGGCGATAGCAGCAGGTCTCAGCCTCCCTTACCAACAACTCACCTGGGTGTCCTACTGTCGGGGTGCCACGTCCATTACAGGCTTCTGGACCCCAAAGGCCGTGATGAAGATGTTGACCACCACGATGATGAATACTAGTCCTGTGGCCAGGTTGTTAAGGAAGTCCAGCTTGGCATGCTTGGCTGGGTTGTTAAGGTCGTACTTGACTGTGGGCGAGAGGGAGAAGATGCTGCCCAGAGAAGCCTGGCCTGGATGAAAGTGTCTAGGGAGTGTGCTGAGTGGACCGTATAGGGTTCTTGGCTGTATTTAGGATTTTGTTCCCCATTGAAAAATTGCCTGTTTTGCGCAGATTAGGCATGGGTGTCCCTACCTTCTatattctccactttctccagGCAGGCTATGGGCAGAGGTGACAGCACCAGGTTGACGAGCCAGGCCAGGTTTCGTTACAAAGGCAAAAGCGTTGAACTCCAGAGCTTTAGTTTACAGACCCTCTGCTATACCTTAGGCTCTGCTACTATACCCATTTCACAGGTACAGACCATGAAGTCCCAGAAGGTCCCCTCATTAGCCCAAGGTCATATTGCCAGAAAGCAAATCTGGACCCTCCCTGTTCCTGATGGCATCTTCCACTCTGAACAGGCACCAAGGTTGCCCCGGCAACCCCAGCCCACGTTCCCATCTACCATCCATCTATGCCTACCCAAGGAAGTGGGTCATCTGCTGAGGCGACACTCAGTGACTCAGTTTGGGAATTAGGGGTTATATCCTACATTTTGGATTTTCACTCGGAATCAGAAGGAAGAGTTGGTCATCCTGTCCATGGAGACAGTGGTCCAGGTCCAAGGTCACCCTCTGGGCCCAGAATCATCTTATCTCCAGAACCACTGAGTCTCTCCATTCTTTATTCCAGAGTCTCCTCTTTACCTCCTGCTCCAGGATCCCCTCATCACATCTTGACCCAAAGTCTCCTCTTTGCTTCCTAGGTAAGGGTTTCTTCTTTGTCACCTAGGCAACTTGGCTGCTCTTTGCTACTGGACACAGGCAGCAGAGTCAGGCCTGAACTGGTCTAAGCAGGGAGGACTGGCTAGCAGAAGCTACCACAGGGACCCAAGGAAGCAGGTACCCGATTCCCCTTCCCCTGCACTACCCCACCCTCCAGACCCTGAGGACCCCCAAAGCTCTGCTTTCAAAGGGCAGGGTCAGAGGGGAAGAGCCACAGCCTGGACCACAAGTCTGGCTACCTGAGGGCCAAGCATTTGAGGTGAAACCACTACAAACACCGCCCCCTCCACACCCACCCCAAACCCCCCCCATCTCCCTGTCCATCCTTGGGGCTGTTCGAGCGGCCATGGGCCCTACCCAGGAAGATGAGAAGCACGCCCACTCCGATCTGCAGCACGAGAGAGATGGAGATGAGGACCACGAGAGGCACAAAGAAGGCAAAGTCATGACCCTGTTCCACCACAGCCTTCAGCTGCGATGCGTTGGCCATGAGCAGGGCGATGTCCAGCATGCTCTCCGCCGCGCTCTTCTTGTTGGCGTAATGGTTTACATTGATGGGCCGGTTCCTCCAACCCCAGCGGGGTGGCTGTGGGGAGCAAAGTGATCAGTAGGGCAGGGTCAACGAGGGGCTCTGGGGAGAGCTACAGGGAGGGGTCAGGAAGGGGTTCTGGGTCTCCCTGGGGCTGCAGGGAGTTGTCAAGGCCCCTGCAGGCAGGGCTTCTGATGCCCAACCCTGGTAAGTGCTTGTTACTCTAAAGAAATTCCCTGGGGTAAAGTTCTTGGAGAGAAGGAAACCAGAACACCaacctcagcacacacacatacgggCCTCCAGCTGAGAAAGACCATGGCCCTCACTATCCCGTGCAGAAGGTAGTCCTCCTTGCCTGTGAATCctgggcctcccctcccccagagtcTAGGTTCCTGCCTGGTATCAGGAAGAGAAATGAGGTGGGAGTAGACAGGTCCCTGCATGCTGGCCGGGGCTTGAACTAACCTTTCCTGGGCTGAGCCCAAAGGTCTGGTCAACCCTGCCTTGGCTCacctcccagccccagcctcacccccCTTAGTgggaccacacacacagacaacacctCCAGCTTCAGCATCACCCTGCAGGATGGTCTGGTCACCCTGTTTAGCTACAGCTACTCATGGATATGTGTCACCAAGagcacacagcaggtgctcaaTAGATGTCCCACCATCCTGTATGCAGTAGAGCAGGATGTCTGTTTCCTGAATTTTCATAGTAATGACAGAGATATAATTCCAAGCTCTTTTCAGGGTAGGCAACCCTTGATGGCATCCTCTCTTCTCTTAGGGCCAGTCCcagcccctgcccctccctggaGGCGACTTCCTAGGTCACCTCCCACCTCTTACATTGCCAGTCACAAGGGACCCTGTAGGTCTCTCTACCCGCAGGATCTTCCCCTTCCAGATACCCCCATGCTCTGAGGTTCTTTCTGGAGGCCCCTGCTTCCAGTGTACCTCCCCTGGTCCCCCTGGGAGGACCTGGCTCCTCCTGTCACAAGAGATCACCTCTCTAGCTGGCTTGCTTCACTCTAAGTggctggttttctctttccacaggGCCAGTCAGCTCTCTCAAGCTGCCCTGGTTGGGTCCCTTCTCAGCTCCCTGGGAAAATCTCAGCAGATCTAGGCTCAGCCCTTTGTCCACTGGTACCCCTGAGCCATCAAGTCCTGAATTATAGCCTCCAGGGAGTGGGCATGGAGTTGAAAGAGGTGACCAGGGCCGGCTGTTGGCAGCCAGCCACCTGGGGCCACCTTGAAAGATCCTGTTTCTAGACTCATGAAAGATGCAGGGGATGGAGGCTGGCTGTGCTGCAGGGCTGTGGGGAAGGCGTCCACTGTACTCAGGTGACTGTTGCAGGCTCGAAAGCCCAAAGCAGGGGCCACTGAGCTGACAGAGGGCAGGCCTTCACttggatggtgtgtgtgtttttaaccTGAAATTTCTTCTGAAGTCATGTATTCAAGAAGGAAGGCAGTGTGGGGGGGAGGCACAGGTGCACTCTGCTGCCTGAACCTGGGCTGGAACataccaaccaccaccacccacccccgcTTTCAACGTAAACTGCACTTTGAATAGCAAGCTCCCTTTGGTCAAAATTCTTACTCAAGAGCACATTCCTAGTGTGTGAGACTGTGTGGGGGTAtttgtgtataattttatgtgtatatgaagtTGTATGTAGAAGTTACATGTATGTATTGTAGAAGCTACAAATGCATGGAGGTACATAGGTATGCTTGCATGCTCAAagtactgtgtgtgcatgtatgtgcacaagcCCGCATGCCatagaacacatacatataagtatcttcacataaacacacacagataaatatgcCTACGCATGAATGCTTACATAAACACAGGAAGTGGGTCTTTTGATCACTTAGTTGGTGGAGAAGAAGAACTCCACCAACTCCAGAGGATGGATGAGGTGAAGCCACAAATAGCCCCAGGCTAAGCTTGCTGAGCAGCAGGAAGAATTTCTTTTGATTCTGAACCATTTAAATACTTCGTGACCACATGGTCACAAGGACCAGATACATGAATGAACTGCCTCACGTCCCTAACCTCACTCTCTGCCCTCAGCACTGAGTCACAAATGCCTAAGCCCCTCCTGGCCTCTCTCAAAGGGCAACCGAGGCTCTGCATCGTCATCGTCAGAAGCTCctttccaaagccacacagcaagtGGGAGCCGGGCGACAATTTGAACTCATGCTTTGGGGCTCAGAGCCCTGGCAGCTGACACTCCAAGGAGACAGTCCTCaaggggctctctctctctctctctctctctctttctctctctctctctctctctctctctctctctctctctctctctctctctctctctcgttcagGACAGCTAGTCTTGCTCAGTCTTTG of Peromyscus leucopus breed LL Stock chromosome 5, UCI_PerLeu_2.1, whole genome shotgun sequence contains these proteins:
- the Ninj1 gene encoding ninjurin-1 — translated: MESGAEEHELNGDLRPDFPGSPDASPPRWGWRNRPINVNHYANKKSAAESMLDIALLMANASQLKAVVEQGHDFAFFVPLVVLISISLVLQIGVGVLLIFLVKYDLNNPAKHAKLDFLNNLATGLVFIIVVVNIFITAFGVQKPVMDVAPRQ